ATCTGGCCGCACATCTGCAGGAGAATCTGACGGTGAAGCAGCTGGCCGAGCTGTACCATCTGAATTCAAGTTATTTAAGTGTGCTGTTCAAAAAAGAAACCGGCCAGACGATCTCCGAATATGTCCAGGAAACGCGTATGAATAAGGCCAAGGAGCTGCTCCGTGATCCTGGCATTAAGGTGTATGAAGTCGCGGAGCAGGTAGGCTTTCAGACGGCGGCCTATTTCGCCTTCCTGTTCAAGAAGACTACCGGTACCACCCCGCAAGAGTATAGAGATTACCATTATTAGGAGTGATAAATGTGCTGGTAAAGATCAGTCTTGAAGGCGAATGGAAGCTGCAGCTGGAAGAGAAGGGAGAAGGACTGGCATTACCTTTTACCGATGCAATCACGTTGCCGGGAACTACGTCCCATGCCCGTAAAGGGCCGAAGAATAGCGAGGTTCTCACAGGCGCGCTAACGGATGAATATTTGTTTGAAGGACCGGTCTGGTACTCCAGAGAGGTTGGGATTCCGGTAGAGCTGGCGGGTAAGCGCTGCTGTTTATTTCTGGAACGCACACGGCTAACAACCCTCTGGGTGGACGGTGTGGAAATCGGCAGCCGTGACAGCCTGAACACTCCGCATGTATATGAGCTGCCGCAGCTTCAGCCCGGGAGTCATACGCTTACGATCCGGGTGAACAATACCGGTTATCCGACCAAAGGCGGGCATCTGACCTCGCCGGATACCCAGACCAACTGGAACGGGATTACCGGGCGGATGGAGCTGCAGTTCTATGGGGAAGCCCGGATTAGCGGCCTCCGGCTGAAATCTGACCTGCCTGCCCGTTCGGTGCAGATCTCGGCAACGCTGGAGAGCATGCAAGGTGCCACACTAGCGGTATCTGCCAATAGCTTCAATAGTGAGACAACCCATTCCGTAGAGGAACAGGAATATGTCATCGCACCGGGCCCGTTCACTATTGACTATGCATTGGGTCAGGGTGCGCTGCTGTGGAGTGAATCCGCTCCCAATCTTTATACTGTCAGTCTTGTTCTCAAGGGCAGTGATGGAATTCCCGTTGACTCGCAGGAGGTGATCTTTGGGCTTAAGTCATTCCGGGCTGAGGGAGACAAGTTCACGATTAACGGGGACAAGACTTTTCTGCGCGGCAAGCATGACGGCCTGATCTTTCCGCTCACGGGCTATGCTCCGACAGACGTAGAAGAATGGGTGCGAATTCTGGGGATTGCGAAGTCCTACGGCATGAACCACTACCGCTTCCATACCTGCTGTCCGCCGGAAGCAGCCTTCACCGCTGCGGATCTGCTCGGAATCTATATGCAGCCGGAGCTGCCGTTCTGGGGCACGATTACCGACGAGACGGATGAAGGGCATAACCAGGCAGAGCAGGATTACCTGATCCGCGAAGGATATGCCATTCTCCGCGAATTCGGCAATCATCCCTCCTTCGTCATGATGTCGCTTGGCAATGAGCTATGGGGCAGCAAAGCCCGCATTGACTCCTTCCTCGCAGATTATAAGGCGTTCGATGACCGTCTGCTCTACACTCAAGGCTCCAATAACCATCAGTGGGTGCCTGAGGTGCTGGAGCATGATGACTTCTTCAGCGGTGTCCGCTTCACACGCGACCGGCTGTTCAGAGGCTCCTATGCGATGTGTGATGCTCCGCTCGGCCATGTCCAGACCTCGCTGCCAAGTACAATGAAGGATTATGACGACCAGATTGTTCCGCCGGGCTTTGGGAGCGGTGAAGGAGTGACCGCTGAGGCAGGCGGCGAGATCCTGATCCAGTATGGTACCGAAGCCAAGACCGTTCAGGCTGGCGGTGAATCCGGCGAATGGATTCCCCGGGTGCCCGTAGTCTCGCATGAGATCGGACAGTATGCGACATTCCCGAATTTCGCGGAGATTGAGAAATATACCGGTCCGCTCAAAGCGGAGAATTTCATTATCTTCCGGGAACGGCTGGAGAGCAAGGGGCTTGGCCATCTGGCTGATGCCTATTTCAGAAGCTCCGGCCAGCTCGCTGTCGCTTGCTACAAGGAGGAGCTTGAGGCTGCTTTCCGTTCCCGCCGGCTGGCGGGGTTCCAGCTTCTGGATCTCCAGGACTTCAGCGGCCAGGGTACAGCATTGGTAGGTGTTCTGGATGCGTTCATGGATTCCAAGGGGCTGATCAGCCCGGAAGAGTGGCGGACCTTCTGTAATGACGCCGTGCTGCTGGCCAGATTCCCTAAGTACAACTACGCCTCCGGGGAGACCTTCGAGGCCCATGTGGAGCTGAGCTGCTTCCGCAGCGGTATGCCGGATGCCATCGAGCTGCACTGGGAGCTTGCAATTGAAGGAGGAGTGCGGACAACGGGCTTAGCCGGAGCCTGGATTCCTGCCGGAACCCATTACATTGACATTTGCGAGCTGGCGGTTGAGCTTCCGGCGGTTGCCCGGATGAGCCGGGCAGAGCTGGCGCTCCGGGTCCAGGGAACCGATATCCGTAAGAGCTATGACCTGTGGATCTATCCGGAGCAGAGCGATACCCCGCTTGAAGCTGGAGGCATTCATGTGTTCACAGAGCTGTCTGAGGAGGCTGTCTCCCTGCTGGAGCAAGGCGGCAATGTGCTGCTGATGCCGGAGCCGGAGTCGGTTCAGAACGGAATCAAAGGTTATTATTGTACGGATTTCTGGTGCTACCCAATGTTCCGCTCGATTTCGGAGAGCATGAACCGGCGGGTTCCCATCGGTACGATGGGCCTGCTGATCGATAACGGGCATCCGGTGCTGCGCGATTTCCCGAGCGAAGCACATTCCACCTACCCGTGGTGGACGATTGTGGAGCATTCCAAATCATTTATCATGGATGAGGCGGACCGCAGCTGGAATCCTATCGTACAGACCATCGATAATTTCGAGCGCAATCACAAGCTAAGTTTCCTCACAGAATGCCGTGTAGCTAACGGTAACCTGCTGCTGTGTGCTTTGGATGCCGCTAAGGTGAGCGGAACACCTGAAGGCAGACAATTCTTGACCAGTATAGCCGGTTATATGAATTCTGCTGATTTTCAGCCGCAGTACCGGGCAACGGTTGCAGAGCTTCTGGCATTGATTCGCTAAAACACTGGGTAGAGCTGTCCCACAGCCGTGAAGTGTGGCTGGTTGGGGCAGCTCTTTGTTTAGATGTAATTTAGTTGTATTCCGTACATTTAAAACTATCAAAAAGGAAGGCATTCCTCTTCTAAGTGTAGTCTGTACAACTAAAATTGCCTGAATGAGCGGAAACCCGGCTGTGGGGGAAGTTTAAATGTACGTTATACAACTAAACATACTATCGATAGAAAATCGGACGATTTAACTGTACAGACTACAACTAAGCCCAACTGTGTACCTATACCAGACGCTCGGCAAACCCTCAGCTTGTATTGGACTAAGTTGTTACCCGCAAGTCTGAATCTGCTACCTCCCTAGTCTCTTGAACATACTCCAAGAATCTTCTGGACGCAGGGGACAGGTAACGGTCCTTACGCCATTGCATGCCAACCTCCCATTCCCAGCCTGCTTCTTCGATTGGTATCCAGACCAGGCCGTCAAGCATAAGTCCCAGTGTCTGCGGAAGCACGGAGACGCCGAGGCCTGCTTTTATGAAGCCGGCAACGGTAATCAGATCCTCAGCATCATAGGTGGGGGCCAGCTCGAAGTTGGTATTGCTGAACAGTGAGGTGATCGTGTGCTTCAGCCCGCAATTCGTCTTCAGGCCTACGAACGGCTCACCCGACAGCTCGAACAGACTCAGAGAAGCGCGCGAGGCGAATCGGTGGGCGGCTGAGACCACGATATAGATCGGTAATCGGCGGATCACCAGCCATTCCTTATCCTCTCCCGTAGTCTCTCTGGAGGTAATCAGCATATCCGAGGTGCCATTCTCCAGTGCTTCAACAATATCCCCGTGATTCCCCTGGTACAGCTCAAACCGGACCTGCGGGTGATCCGCCTGATAATCCCGGATGAGCGAGGGGATCAGGTCAACACCAAGAATGTTCAGGTAGGAGATATGAACGACCCCGCTCTCCGCATTGGATGACTCCTCAATCTCCCGCACCCCGTTCTCAATGTTGCGCAGCGCCTCTTCAACCCGTGAGCTGAACATCAGCCCATAGCGGTTCAAGTGAACATTGCGGCCCTTGCGCTCGAAGAGAGGAACGCCCAACTCACTCTCCAGCTTGGAAATCGCATGGCTCAGTGCCGGCTGGGTAATGCGTAGCGCCTTGGAGGCGGAGGTCATATGCTCAAGCCGGGCAACGGTCAGAAAGTACTCTAATTGGGTAAGCTCCATTGAAAAAGACTCCTTAATTTATATGAATATTATTAATGAATTACATGAAAATAATAAATTAGACGCACAACTTAATCAAGCATAAGATGAATGTACACCTTAAGCGGCTGCACCCGCCAGCCGGACTGGGGAATACTTCATGAAATGAGGCTGTAATGATGGCTATAACTTATGCTAACCCGCTAACCGAATACGAAGGTAAAAAAATCCTGGTGACCGGCGGCACCAAAGGAATGGGACAGGCTATCGCTGCCCGGTTCACGGCGGCAGGTGCTGAAGTCATGACCACCGCCCGGACATTGCCCCCTGAAGGACCCCAATCGGATCTGTTCGTCCAGGCCGATCTGTCCACGCCGGAAGGTGTGGAGCAAGTCATTGCTGCCGTCAAGGCCCGGTTCGGCCGGATCGACATTCTGGTGAATAATGCTGGCGGCAGCTCAACACCAGCCGGGGGATTTCTCGCAGCATCCGATGAACACTGGATGGATGCGCTGAATCTGAACCTGCTGGCTGCCGTTCGGCTGGACCGGGGGCTGATCCCGCTTATGCTGGAGCAGGGTAAGGGAGTCATCATCCACATCTCTTCCATTCAAAGAGTGCTGCCGCTGATCGAATCGACCATCCCCTATGCAGCCGCCAAAGCTGCGTTAAGCAGTTACAGCAAGAGCTTATCTAAGGAATTCTCTCCGAAGGGCATCCGGGTGAACCGGGTCGCACCGGGCTTCATTCAAACCACAGCAGCCGAAGCCTTCTTGGAAAGTATCGCAGAGGTGACCGGCAGTGTGGAAAGTGCGCTGCAGTCGGTAATGGACGCATTGGGCGGCATTCCGATCGGACGTCCGGGCTTCCCTGAGGAGG
This region of Paenibacillus sp. FSL K6-1096 genomic DNA includes:
- a CDS encoding beta-glucuronidase, coding for MLVKISLEGEWKLQLEEKGEGLALPFTDAITLPGTTSHARKGPKNSEVLTGALTDEYLFEGPVWYSREVGIPVELAGKRCCLFLERTRLTTLWVDGVEIGSRDSLNTPHVYELPQLQPGSHTLTIRVNNTGYPTKGGHLTSPDTQTNWNGITGRMELQFYGEARISGLRLKSDLPARSVQISATLESMQGATLAVSANSFNSETTHSVEEQEYVIAPGPFTIDYALGQGALLWSESAPNLYTVSLVLKGSDGIPVDSQEVIFGLKSFRAEGDKFTINGDKTFLRGKHDGLIFPLTGYAPTDVEEWVRILGIAKSYGMNHYRFHTCCPPEAAFTAADLLGIYMQPELPFWGTITDETDEGHNQAEQDYLIREGYAILREFGNHPSFVMMSLGNELWGSKARIDSFLADYKAFDDRLLYTQGSNNHQWVPEVLEHDDFFSGVRFTRDRLFRGSYAMCDAPLGHVQTSLPSTMKDYDDQIVPPGFGSGEGVTAEAGGEILIQYGTEAKTVQAGGESGEWIPRVPVVSHEIGQYATFPNFAEIEKYTGPLKAENFIIFRERLESKGLGHLADAYFRSSGQLAVACYKEELEAAFRSRRLAGFQLLDLQDFSGQGTALVGVLDAFMDSKGLISPEEWRTFCNDAVLLARFPKYNYASGETFEAHVELSCFRSGMPDAIELHWELAIEGGVRTTGLAGAWIPAGTHYIDICELAVELPAVARMSRAELALRVQGTDIRKSYDLWIYPEQSDTPLEAGGIHVFTELSEEAVSLLEQGGNVLLMPEPESVQNGIKGYYCTDFWCYPMFRSISESMNRRVPIGTMGLLIDNGHPVLRDFPSEAHSTYPWWTIVEHSKSFIMDEADRSWNPIVQTIDNFERNHKLSFLTECRVANGNLLLCALDAAKVSGTPEGRQFLTSIAGYMNSADFQPQYRATVAELLALIR
- a CDS encoding LysR family transcriptional regulator, with product MELTQLEYFLTVARLEHMTSASKALRITQPALSHAISKLESELGVPLFERKGRNVHLNRYGLMFSSRVEEALRNIENGVREIEESSNAESGVVHISYLNILGVDLIPSLIRDYQADHPQVRFELYQGNHGDIVEALENGTSDMLITSRETTGEDKEWLVIRRLPIYIVVSAAHRFASRASLSLFELSGEPFVGLKTNCGLKHTITSLFSNTNFELAPTYDAEDLITVAGFIKAGLGVSVLPQTLGLMLDGLVWIPIEEAGWEWEVGMQWRKDRYLSPASRRFLEYVQETREVADSDLRVTT
- a CDS encoding SDR family oxidoreductase yields the protein MAITYANPLTEYEGKKILVTGGTKGMGQAIAARFTAAGAEVMTTARTLPPEGPQSDLFVQADLSTPEGVEQVIAAVKARFGRIDILVNNAGGSSTPAGGFLAASDEHWMDALNLNLLAAVRLDRGLIPLMLEQGKGVIIHISSIQRVLPLIESTIPYAAAKAALSSYSKSLSKEFSPKGIRVNRVAPGFIQTTAAEAFLESIAEVTGSVESALQSVMDALGGIPIGRPGFPEEVGELVAFLASDRAASITGAEYVIDGGTVPTV